ACGCGCACCTTGGCGCCGCCACCCGCGAGGCGCGCGGTGAGGGCGCAGCGAGGCGTGTCGAACGACCTCTTGGACCCGTCGGCGGCCACGAGCTCGGTCAGCCAGGCGCTGCCGGGCGTGAGCTTCATGCCGCAGTGGGCGCAGCGGCCGGGGGGGGCGGCTGCCGGCGCGGTGGTCGCGTCCTTCTTGCAGCCGCTCGCCGCGAGCGCGACGGCGAGGAGCGCGCCGAGGGCCCGGCGGCGGGTGAACGGCGCGCGCGGCGTCGAGTGCAAGTGCGTGTGTGAGTGAGACGGGTGCTTCATGGGAAGAGGGGCGTGAAGTTCGAGACGACCGCATAGCGCACGATCGGCGCCGCGCCGACCACTAGCACGGCGAGCCACGCGTACGAGGCGGCGCGGAGGCCTCGCGCGCGAACCCCGCGAAGGTCGCGCGGGCCGTCTCGCTGCGCGCGAGCGCCGCGCCGAGGGCCGCGCCGCCCGCCCACGTGGCCCCCACGAACATGGCGCCGAACAGCGGGTACCCCAGGGCGAGCACCTCGGGCTTGAGCAGGCAGAACGGGCAGACGTGCTGCGGCACCTCGAAGGCGTGCGGCGCGACCTCGAGCATCGCGGCCCCGACCGCGAAGGGCAGGGCGGCGAGCGGAGAGCGCCCCGCGAGGACGGCCCGCCCGCGGCTCGGGCGGCGGGCGGCGAGGGCGCCCACCGCGAGCGTGGCGACGATCGCGACGAGCGCGGCGAGGGTCGTCGCGGCGCGCGGCCCGTCGGCGCGTGCCCGCCCGCGCCGCCCGCTTCGAGCCCGTCGAGGCTCACCGAGCAGCAGGACGCGACGACGGTGAGGTCGAGATCGAGCAGAAAGCGCGTCGAGAGCGCGAGATCGAGCAGCGCGAGCGGCCCGAGGCCGACCATGAAGAGCGCGAGCGGCCGCGCGAGCTCGAAGGTGCGCATCCGCGCGTCGAACGCGAAGACCTGCACCACGAGCCCCGCGACGAGCGCCAGGCCCGCGTCGGCGAGCAGCGAGGAAGCCCCAGGGGCTCGCCTGGAAGACGCCGTACCCGCACATGGCGCCGCGGATGCCGAGGCTCAGGCGGTCGGCGGCGAGGGCCGAGAACGCCACACACGCGACCTGCACGAAGGCGCCCACGCGCACGAACGTGCCGGCGAGCTCGACGCGCCGCTCGAGCAAGAGCTGCCCCTCGGTGGCGCGCGCCAGCCGAAATGGCGGAGCACCGGAGTCCTGAAGATGCACGCAAAAGCAAGACGCCCGAGACGAGGCCGGCGGCCAGTCGCAGCGCCACCCAGGGCTCGAGCAGGTTCATGCCTTCCTCCCTTCGGTCGGGAAGCTCGCCGGGGGGCTGCTTGGGAGAACGAAGTTTTCCCCCCCGGCATAGGCACGCCGCTCGCCGGTGGCTCTTGCGTGTTCATGCCTTCCTCCCTTCGGTCGGGCGACGCACGCCGCTCGCCGGTGGCTCGCTTGCGTGTTCATGCCTTCCTCCCTGTCGGGCGGCTAGGCACGCCGCTCGCCAGTGGCTCGCTTGCGTGTTCATGCCTTCCTCCCCTTCGGTCGGGCGGCATAGGCACGCCGCCCGCCGGTGGCTCGCTTGCGTGTTCATGCCTTCCTCCCTTCGGTCGGGCGGCATAGGCGCCGCTCGCCGGTGGCTCGCTTGCGTGTTCATGCCTTCCTCCCTTCGGTCGGGCGGCATAAGCACGCCGCTCGCGCGGCATAGGCACGCCGCTCGCCGGTGGCTCGCTTGCGTGTTCATGCCTTCCTCCCTTCGGTCGGGCGGCATAGGCACGCCGCTCGCCGGTGGCTCGCTTGCGTGTTCATGCCTTCCTCCCTTCGGTCGGGCGGCATAGGCACGCCGCTCGCCGGTGGCTCGCTTGCGTGTTCGCCTTC
This genomic stretch from Myxococcales bacterium harbors:
- a CDS encoding nitrous oxide reductase accessory protein NosL — protein: MKHPSHSHTHLHSTPRAPFTRRRALGALLAVALAASGCKKDATTAPAAAPPGRCAHCGMKLTPGSAWLTELVAADGSKRSFDTPRCALTARLAGGGAKVRVQDFYDRTWRDAGDVLFVVGSDVLGPMGPDLVPVDTARAPKFLKDHEGERALKLDEITKPVLEGLK